In Deltaproteobacteria bacterium, the sequence CCGAACCACCACGACGCCGGGTCGGCCAGCTTCCCGCCGTCGTGGGGACGCTGGGCGAGCTCGACCACGACCGTGAAGCTGGGCCCCGCGGTCACGTGCCGCGCGCGCAGCCGGGCCTGGGTCTGCGCCCGCAGCCCGTCGTCGTCGTCGTCGGCCTTCGCGGCGGCGGCATCGTCGACGTTCGCGGCCGCCAGCTCGACCAGGGTCGCGTCCCAGCGGGTTGCGTGCACGCGCACGCCGTCGGCGACCAGCAGGTGACGCTCGCGTGCGCTCTCGAGGTTCGCACCCGCGGGCGCGCGCGCGTGGCCGCAGGCGCCCGCCATCAGCACGAGCACCACGAGGCCGGCGGCGCCGCGACTCACGATTGCACCCGTGGCGGGCCCGCGAACATCAGACCGCACACCCCTGGCTTGGTCCACACCACCCGCGAGGGCAGCACGGTGTTGCAGCTCGGACTGGCCGCCTCGACGCACAGCGCCAGCGCGGCGCCCTCGGGCAGTCGCGCCGCGCCGTCGATCTCGACCTTCGCGCCGCCCGCCGAGAGATCGTGGAGCGTCGCGCCGATCAGCGCGCCGTCGGCCAACAGCACCCAGGTGCGCTGGCGGCAGCGGAAGCGCAGGAACTGGCGGTTGCGTCCGCCCTCGATGTCGCGCAGGCGGTGCTCGTGGCCGAGCAGCCGCTCGCGGTCGTCGGCCTCGAGCGGCTCGCCCCGAAGATCTCGCATGCGCAGGCGGCGGTACTCGAGGATGTCGGTCCACAGATCGCCGGTGTAGAGCTCGCCGTCGCCGCGCACCGCGAGCAGCCGCGGCACGATGCTCTCGCCGCGATCGCACGGCCCCGCGACGGTGGCGGGCGGGCTCGCCAGCGCGAGGTCGTCGTAGCCCATCGCGGTCTCTGCACCGAAGGCCTCGGTGTCGAACGCACCCGCGCCGTACCAGGCCGCGGCGAGACCCCCGTTGGCGGGCGTCAGGTCGCAGGCGGTGGCGGAACCGGGCTCGAGGTAGGTCGCGGCGGCGGTCATGGCGTGCTTGCCACGGGTCGACCGCGGCTGTTAGCGTGCATCGGCGGTCACAGCCCAAAGGTGAAGCCCGACGACGAATCTCCCGGCGGACCGCTTCGGGCCGCACGCCGCACGCTCGAGCCGCGCGAGCACGGCATCCTGCTGATCCTGTGGGTGTTGTCGCTGACGGGGGCGCTGGTGCTGTGGCCGGACGGCCCCGCGTGGGCGGGAACGGTCGGGCGCGTGGGCCTGGTGGCCTTCTTCGCGCTGCTGGCCTGGTGGGCGCTGACCGGCTTCTCGGGCTACGAGCATCACACCGGCCTGCGGATCGTGCGTCGACCCCGACCCGCGCGTAGCTCGTGGATGCCGGCCGTGCTGGCGCTGGCGGGCTGCGTCGGCGGCCTGCTCGCGCTCTACTTCGGCATCAAGAGCGCGGCGGTCGTGATCGCCACCGCCGGCTGTGCGACGGCGGCGATGGTGCTGCTGCTGGTGCGGCGCTTCGCGGTGTTTGCGAGCCTGTCGATCGTCGGCATCGCGATCGGCGTCGCCGCGCTCATCGTCGTGCAGTCGGTCGCGACCGGGTTCCAGCACGAGTTCGAGCGCCGCGTGCTCGGGGTCTACGCCCACATCAACGTCACCCGCGCGTTCGGCATCTCCGAGTACCGCCGCTTCGAGACCTACCTGCGCGGGGTCGACGGGGTGGTCGGGGCGAGCCCGTTCGTCTACTACGCGATGGCGCTGGCGCCCTCGCCCCGCACCGGTGAGGAGGCCGAGCTGCGGCGGGCGACCGTGCTGGTGAAGGGCATCGAGCCCGCGACCGCCCACGAGGTGATCGACCTCGAGGACCACCTGCGCGCGAGCGGCCGGCCGCCGGTGTCGATCTCGGCGCTGAGCTCCGATCTCGAGCTGCAACCGCTGCCCGATCGCAGCGACGACAAGCTGCCCGCGGTCATCGCCGCGACCCCGGATCCCCGCGGCGAGGGCTGGTACGCCGACGCGCTCGCGCACTGGCGCGCGCTGCCCGACGCCGAGAAGTACGGCCATGGCCGCCACACCGAGTTCGAGTTCGACGACGGCGATCCCTGGCCCGACGCCGAGCCGACCACCGTGGTGGCGCCCGGCGGCGCGCAAGATGGTGATCTGCCGACGATGTTCGTGGGCGTCACGCTCGCGCGCGAGCTCTCGCTCGAGGTCGACGACATCGTGACGTTGGTCGATCCCGGCGCCGGCTTCGATCACGCGGAGGCGCCGGAGTTCCGCCGCTATCGCATCGCGGGGGTCTTCCGCGCCGGCTTCCAAGAGTACGACAGCCGGCTCATCTACGTGCACATCCGCGAGCTGCAGTGGTTCAAGTATCGCGGTAAGGACACCGTCTCCGGCGTCGATCTGCGACTCGCGGATCCGTACGAGGCGCCGGTGGTCGAGCAGGAGCTGCGGCGGACGATCGGCGACGACGAGTACTCGATCCTCGAGTGGCAGAAGCTGAACGCCAACCTGTTCCAGTCGATCCGCACGCAGAAGTCGATCCTCACGATCATCCTCAGCTTGGTGAGCACGGTGGCCGGCTTCAACGTGCTGGCGGCGCTGTGGACGATGGTCGTGCGACGCACCGCGGAGATCGCCATCATGATGTCGATGGGCGCCAGCGAGGGCGGCGTCGCGCGGATCTTCCAGTTCGCCGGCATGACGCTCGGTGCCGTCGGTGCCGTGGCCGGCGTCGCATTCGGGCTGGTGCTGTGCGCGTTGGTCGAGTTCTACGGCTACTCGCTCGACCCCGAGGTCTACTTCATCGAGCGATTGCCGGTCGAGATCAGTCTGGTCCAGATCGCCGGCGTGCTGTCGTTGACCATGGCGATCAGCTTCTTCGCGACCGTGCCACCTTCGCTGCGGGCGGCGCAGCTGCGCCCCGTCGAGGGCCTGCGCGGCGAGTGATTCCCGCGCGTCGATGCGCCCCCCTTCGCCGACGACGATCCCCGCCATGCCCCGCGACGCGCCCCACGATCGCCGACTGCCGTGGGCGCTGCTCTTGCTGGTGGCGACCCGGCTCGCGCTGCGCGAGCGCCGGCCCGGCGCCGGCGTGCGGCGGACGATGTGGCTGTCGCTGGTGACCACGGTCGCCTGCGCCGCGGCGTTGCTGCTGGGGGTCAAGTCGCTGGCGGTGGCTGCGGTGCTCGGGGTCGCGAGCATGGTCGCGCTGGCCTCGGTGGTGATGCGCGCGTTCCCGCTGGCGATGGCGGTCTCGGTGATCGGCATCGCGTTGTCGTGCACGAGCCTGATGTCGGCGCTGGCCGTCACCACCGGCTTCCTCACCGAGATCTCCCACACCATCTCGCGCTTCAATGGCCACCTGTTGCTCACCAAGTACGGGCTCGACTTCGTCGAGTACGAAGCCATCTCGCGCGAGGTGCAGAGCGATCCGCGGGTACGCGCGTCGTCGCCGTTCGCGTACTCGATGGTGGTGCTGGTGCGCGACGACGGTCGCGCGGTGGCTCCGACCGCCGCCGCCACTGCGGCCGCGCCACCGCCCGATCGCGCCGCGCAGGGCGACGCGTGGGACGCCGCGATCGCGGCCGATGCCGCGCTGGTCGAGCAGCCGGCGCAGGTCCGCGGCGCGACCGCGGGCGCCGGAACCGAGCCCGAGCGCACCGCGATCGTCGTCGGCAAGGGCATCGACCCCACCTGGGCGTCGCAGTTCTCGGACATCGCGTCTGCGTTCGGCCGCGGTGATCTCTCGGGCCTACGACCGGGCGACTGGAGTCATCCACCCGGGCTCGTGCTCGGCCGGGCGCTGCGGGAGGAACTCGGCGTGGCGCTCGGCGATCGCGTGCGCGTGGTCGTGCCCGCGCAGCTCGAGGGGCGCGACGATGACGGCGACGCCGCGCCGCGGCACGTGGTCTTCGAGCTCACCGACGAGCTCGACACCGGCATCAACGAGATCGATCGCAATCTCGCGCTCATGCACCTCACGGCCGCGCAGTCGCTGTTCTTCCGCGCGGGCCGCGTGACAGGCATCGAGTTCGAGCTGTTCGACGGCGAGCAGGCCACCGCGGTCGCGGACGGTATCGCGGCCCGCCTGCCGCCGGTCTACCGCGTCAGCACCTGGCGCGAGACCAACGCCGAGATGTTCAACAGCCTCATGCAGATCCGCATGGTCGTGTCGATCATGCTGGGCCTGATGGGGGTGGTCGGCGCGGCATCGTTGGTCGCGAGCTTGTTGCTGGTGGTGCGGCGCAAGCAACACGACATCGGGGTGTTGCTCGCGCTCGGCTGCGACGCGCGGGGGCTGTTCTGGGTCTTCGAGGCCATGGGCCTGCTCGCCGGCGGCGTGGGCGTGTTGCTGGGGCTGACGCTGGGTGGGCTGTACTGCGCGGTGATGGCCCGCTACGACTTCGCGCTGTCGAGCGACGTGTATCCCATCGATCATCTGCCGATCGCGATCGCCCCGGCCGACATGCTGGTGCCGGCGTGCATCGCGATGCTGTTGTGTTCGATCGCCAGCGGGCCGGTGGCGCTGATGGCCACCCGCGTTCGCATCCTGGCCGCGCTCAATCGCCTCTGAGGCCTCGGCGCCGCGGTGCGTTCGTCAGCCCGGCTGCGCCGGCGGTGTGCCCCCGGGCGCCGCACCGCCGCCGCCGTCCTCACCGTTCGAGGCCGCCTGCAGCGCGAGGATGCGCTTCTTGGCCACGTCGACCGAGTAGGGCGAGCAACAGTCCATGCGCACGTAGGTCGACCACTCGTCGAGTGCGTGGCGGATGTCGCCCTTGGCCTCGTAGACCTGGGCAGCGCCGGCGTGGGCCATCTTGTCGGAGGCCCACATCGACAGCGCCTTCATGTACGTCTTGAGGGCGTCGTCGAGGCGGTCCTGTGCCCGCATGACGTCGCCCAGCTCGGTGTAGACGAACTGCGCCATCGGGTCGAGTTCGGCCACCTGGCGCAGGACCTTCTCGGCGTCGTCGTACTTCTTGGCGAGCTTGAGCTGCACACCGTAGGGCAGGCCGTACTCGCTCTTCTCGGGCGCGAGCGTGAACGCCTTGCCGAATGCCGCGGCAGCCTCGGCGTGGTCGCCCTTCTTGGCGAGGATCTCGCCGCGCAGCGAATGCACCGCCGCGTCCTCGCCCGCCCCGGCGATGGACTTGTCGATCATCGACAGCGCCTCGTCGACCTTGTCGGCCGACAGTCGCAGGCGCGCGAGCCCGGCCAGCGCCTGCGGCTCGTCGGGCTGCTTGGCGAGGATGTCGGCGTAGAGCTTCTCCGCGTCCTTGGGCTTGTTGTTGCGCGTGAAGGCGGCGGCCGCCTTGAGATCGGATTGCAGCTTGGCCTGGGCGTCGGCGGGGTCCTCCTTGGGCGTGCGGTCGCACCCGAAGGGGAACATCGAGGCCATCACCAACGCGAGCATGGTGGCGCGCATGGCCGCAAGACTGCATGGGCTTGCGCGGCGGCGCAAGCCGTCTTTGCCGGACGCACCGGGGGGTTTGGGCCGGCGCACGCGACCTGCTAGTCTGGCGGTCGGCAGGGGCGTCTTCGAGGTGTCGGGTGACCGCAGCGACCACGCGGGCAAGTCCATCGTGGCGCAGGCCGACGCTGCCGCCGGCGTGAAGTCGGCGCTCGCTCGCTGGGTGCTGCACAAGCGTCGCGCGTTGCTCGCTGGCGTGCGTCCGGCGGCGCACGACGAGGCTACCCACGCATGGGATGGCCGCCGTCGGTTTGCCGAGGACTACGTGTTCGCCGCCATGCAGCACGGGCTCGGATT encodes:
- a CDS encoding ABC transporter permease gives rise to the protein MKPDDESPGGPLRAARRTLEPREHGILLILWVLSLTGALVLWPDGPAWAGTVGRVGLVAFFALLAWWALTGFSGYEHHTGLRIVRRPRPARSSWMPAVLALAGCVGGLLALYFGIKSAAVVIATAGCATAAMVLLLVRRFAVFASLSIVGIAIGVAALIVVQSVATGFQHEFERRVLGVYAHINVTRAFGISEYRRFETYLRGVDGVVGASPFVYYAMALAPSPRTGEEAELRRATVLVKGIEPATAHEVIDLEDHLRASGRPPVSISALSSDLELQPLPDRSDDKLPAVIAATPDPRGEGWYADALAHWRALPDAEKYGHGRHTEFEFDDGDPWPDAEPTTVVAPGGAQDGDLPTMFVGVTLARELSLEVDDIVTLVDPGAGFDHAEAPEFRRYRIAGVFRAGFQEYDSRLIYVHIRELQWFKYRGKDTVSGVDLRLADPYEAPVVEQELRRTIGDDEYSILEWQKLNANLFQSIRTQKSILTIILSLVSTVAGFNVLAALWTMVVRRTAEIAIMMSMGASEGGVARIFQFAGMTLGAVGAVAGVAFGLVLCALVEFYGYSLDPEVYFIERLPVEISLVQIAGVLSLTMAISFFATVPPSLRAAQLRPVEGLRGE
- a CDS encoding PilZ domain-containing protein, translated to MTAAATYLEPGSATACDLTPANGGLAAAWYGAGAFDTEAFGAETAMGYDDLALASPPATVAGPCDRGESIVPRLLAVRGDGELYTGDLWTDILEYRRLRMRDLRGEPLEADDRERLLGHEHRLRDIEGGRNRQFLRFRCRQRTWVLLADGALIGATLHDLSAGGAKVEIDGAARLPEGAALALCVEAASPSCNTVLPSRVVWTKPGVCGLMFAGPPRVQS
- a CDS encoding ABC transporter permease, producing MPRDAPHDRRLPWALLLLVATRLALRERRPGAGVRRTMWLSLVTTVACAAALLLGVKSLAVAAVLGVASMVALASVVMRAFPLAMAVSVIGIALSCTSLMSALAVTTGFLTEISHTISRFNGHLLLTKYGLDFVEYEAISREVQSDPRVRASSPFAYSMVVLVRDDGRAVAPTAAATAAAPPPDRAAQGDAWDAAIAADAALVEQPAQVRGATAGAGTEPERTAIVVGKGIDPTWASQFSDIASAFGRGDLSGLRPGDWSHPPGLVLGRALREELGVALGDRVRVVVPAQLEGRDDDGDAAPRHVVFELTDELDTGINEIDRNLALMHLTAAQSLFFRAGRVTGIEFELFDGEQATAVADGIAARLPPVYRVSTWRETNAEMFNSLMQIRMVVSIMLGLMGVVGAASLVASLLLVVRRKQHDIGVLLALGCDARGLFWVFEAMGLLAGGVGVLLGLTLGGLYCAVMARYDFALSSDVYPIDHLPIAIAPADMLVPACIAMLLCSIASGPVALMATRVRILAALNRL
- a CDS encoding tetratricopeptide repeat protein, yielding MRATMLALVMASMFPFGCDRTPKEDPADAQAKLQSDLKAAAAFTRNNKPKDAEKLYADILAKQPDEPQALAGLARLRLSADKVDEALSMIDKSIAGAGEDAAVHSLRGEILAKKGDHAEAAAAFGKAFTLAPEKSEYGLPYGVQLKLAKKYDDAEKVLRQVAELDPMAQFVYTELGDVMRAQDRLDDALKTYMKALSMWASDKMAHAGAAQVYEAKGDIRHALDEWSTYVRMDCCSPYSVDVAKKRILALQAASNGEDGGGGAAPGGTPPAQPG